One genomic region from Clostridium saccharobutylicum DSM 13864 encodes:
- a CDS encoding HAMP domain-containing methyl-accepting chemotaxis protein — MNFNNWKVKNKIILSIIMSFIMFVTMGVVAILATGKVYDDGIYIATNSMPSVETANAINTAASDYLLLQYQHVISEDKGVMANLEKNMVDKNSQIQQLIQTYSKELISSDEDKKLIDSVKQKWDSYMEVSSKVTSLSRDMKTEDAIKLMETQGVPSFNDAGNILDDLVALNQKLSKENTDNLSSTYSATKIGTIIFLCIGTIASIAVNTLILLSITKPLTKNSNKLGEVARSIAGASSQLAASSQQLAEASSEQAASIEEVSATMDESSSMVIQSTENTRQASTLANEANESSNLASLEMKDMMVSMEEIQQSSSEIGKIIKVIDEIAFQTNILALNAAVEAARAGDAGKGFAVVAEEVRNLAQRSAEAAKDTAVIIEKNIQLSGRGSDAAGKVNTALDDISSKVDKLNNLISEISAASQEQAQGIEQVNRAISQMESVTQQNAAGAEESASAAEEMKSQARTLQRIVESLSLMVKGVVEIDEEGFNMNIKNYMGKKKSKATSYYNTKSSLENKKVRYTKTMTNPEDIIPLNEDDDF; from the coding sequence ATGAATTTTAATAATTGGAAAGTAAAGAACAAAATCATTTTAAGTATTATAATGTCGTTTATAATGTTTGTTACAATGGGTGTTGTTGCAATACTCGCAACTGGGAAAGTATATGATGATGGAATTTATATAGCTACAAATAGTATGCCTAGTGTTGAGACAGCCAATGCTATAAATACAGCAGCTAGTGATTATTTATTATTGCAGTATCAGCATGTAATTTCAGAAGATAAAGGTGTAATGGCAAACTTAGAAAAAAACATGGTGGATAAAAATTCACAGATACAACAGCTAATACAAACATATAGTAAAGAGTTAATTTCTAGCGATGAAGACAAGAAATTAATAGATTCTGTTAAACAAAAATGGGATAGCTATATGGAGGTAAGCTCTAAAGTAACATCACTTAGCAGAGATATGAAAACTGAAGATGCAATAAAATTAATGGAAACTCAAGGCGTTCCAAGTTTTAACGATGCCGGTAATATTCTTGATGATTTAGTAGCACTTAATCAAAAACTCTCAAAGGAAAATACTGACAACCTAAGTTCCACATATAGCGCTACAAAAATAGGAACTATAATATTTTTATGTATTGGTACAATAGCATCTATAGCAGTAAATACTTTAATACTTTTATCTATTACTAAGCCCCTAACAAAGAATTCTAACAAATTAGGAGAAGTTGCGAGGTCTATTGCTGGAGCGTCAAGTCAATTGGCAGCGTCAAGTCAGCAATTAGCAGAAGCAAGTTCTGAACAAGCAGCTTCTATTGAAGAGGTTTCTGCAACAATGGATGAATCATCTTCTATGGTAATTCAGAGCACAGAAAATACAAGACAAGCTTCAACACTTGCAAATGAGGCTAATGAATCTTCAAATTTAGCTAGCTTGGAAATGAAGGATATGATGGTTTCTATGGAGGAAATCCAGCAGTCTAGTTCAGAAATAGGAAAGATAATTAAAGTTATTGATGAAATAGCATTTCAAACAAATATATTAGCACTAAACGCAGCAGTTGAAGCAGCAAGAGCTGGAGATGCAGGAAAAGGCTTTGCTGTAGTTGCAGAAGAAGTACGAAATTTAGCTCAAAGAAGTGCAGAGGCTGCTAAAGATACAGCAGTAATTATTGAAAAAAATATACAACTTTCTGGCCGTGGAAGTGATGCTGCTGGAAAGGTAAATACTGCATTAGATGATATTTCTTCTAAGGTTGATAAGTTAAATAACCTTATTTCAGAAATTAGCGCTGCAAGTCAGGAACAAGCTCAAGGAATAGAACAGGTGAATAGAGCTATAAGTCAGATGGAATCTGTAACACAGCAAAATGCTGCTGGAGCAGAAGAAAGTGCTTCTGCTGCAGAAGAAATGAAATCTCAAGCACGTACATTACAAAGGATAGTAGAAAGCCTTTCTTTAATGGTTAAGGGGGTTGTTGAGATTGATGAAGAAGGATTTAATATGAATATTAAAAATTATATGGGAAAGAAGAAAAGTAAAGCGACTTCGTACTATAATACAAAATCTTCTTTAGAGAACAAGAAAGTAAGATATACTAAAACTATGACAAATCCAGAAGATATAATACCTTTAAATGAAGATGATGATTTTTAA
- a CDS encoding CheR family methyltransferase, producing MDEFTDIYFKKYCDLLYKRTGIFVRENKKETFKLKIEKSMRKLNIYNHDEYLQYLQKYDCKEHFQQFINDMTTNTTEFFREKQHFDFIENNIQFIMKNNPRIARKNEIRIWSAASSSGQEAVSLAILLKECLDNRINIKILATDIDSEILSKAVKGIYSHSECKDIPQELLYKYFDKVSNGFSIKGEIRSMIQYRHFNLMQDYNFKKGFDIIFCRNVMIYFSNPIQERLINKFYNNIVQGGLLFIGHSESLVSKSHKYQYIGPAIYMK from the coding sequence ATGGATGAATTTACAGATATATATTTTAAGAAATATTGTGATCTGCTATATAAAAGGACTGGTATATTTGTCAGAGAAAACAAAAAAGAAACATTCAAATTGAAAATTGAAAAGTCAATGAGAAAATTAAATATATACAATCATGATGAATACTTGCAATATCTGCAAAAATATGATTGTAAAGAACATTTTCAACAATTTATAAATGATATGACTACAAATACAACTGAATTCTTTCGAGAGAAGCAGCACTTTGATTTTATAGAAAATAATATACAATTTATAATGAAAAACAACCCTAGAATTGCAAGAAAAAATGAAATTAGAATATGGAGTGCAGCTTCATCTTCAGGACAGGAAGCTGTATCACTAGCAATACTTTTGAAGGAATGTTTAGATAACCGTATAAACATTAAAATTCTAGCAACAGATATAGATAGTGAGATATTATCAAAAGCAGTAAAGGGTATATATTCTCACTCTGAATGTAAAGATATACCTCAAGAACTTCTTTATAAATATTTTGATAAAGTCAGCAATGGTTTTTCTATAAAAGGAGAAATTAGATCAATGATTCAATATAGGCATTTTAATTTAATGCAAGATTATAATTTTAAAAAAGGATTTGATATTATTTTCTGCAGAAATGTAATGATTTATTTTAGTAATCCTATTCAGGAAAGGTTAATAAATAAATTCTATAACAATATTGTGCAGGGGGGACTGTTATTTATTGGCCATTCTGAAAGTTTAGTTAGTAAATCTCATAAATATCAATATATTGGACCTGCGATATATATGAAGTGA
- a CDS encoding ABC transporter ATP-binding protein produces the protein MSILQAKGLKKHYGTEINLVKALDNINIEINEGEFIGIVGTSGSGKSTLLHMLGGLDRATDGKVFVRNKDIFSMNDDELTIFRRRNIGFIFQNYNLVPVLNVYENIILPIELDGNKVDEKFVNNVIKTLGLSEKLNNLPSNLSGGQQQRVAIARALATKPAIVLADEPTGNLDSKTSLEVMGLLKVTSKEFHQTIVMITHNEEIAQMTDRIIHIEDGQIVRRE, from the coding sequence ATGAGTATATTACAAGCAAAAGGACTAAAAAAACATTATGGTACTGAGATAAATCTTGTAAAAGCCCTTGATAATATTAATATTGAGATTAATGAAGGTGAATTTATTGGAATTGTTGGTACTTCAGGAAGTGGGAAGAGCACATTGCTTCATATGCTTGGTGGTCTTGATAGGGCAACTGATGGTAAAGTTTTTGTTAGGAATAAAGATATATTTTCAATGAATGATGATGAATTAACAATTTTTCGAAGAAGAAATATTGGATTTATATTTCAAAATTATAATTTAGTGCCTGTTTTAAATGTCTATGAAAATATTATATTGCCGATTGAACTAGATGGGAATAAAGTAGATGAGAAATTTGTAAATAATGTTATAAAAACTTTAGGATTATCAGAAAAGTTAAATAACTTGCCAAGTAACCTTTCAGGAGGACAACAGCAAAGGGTGGCTATAGCAAGAGCGCTCGCAACTAAACCAGCTATTGTCTTAGCGGATGAACCTACTGGAAACTTAGATAGTAAAACAAGCTTAGAAGTAATGGGACTTTTAAAAGTAACTAGTAAAGAATTTCATCAAACAATAGTTATGATTACTCACAATGAAGAAATTGCACAAATGACAGATAGAATTATTCATATTGAAGATGGACAAATTGTGAGGAGGGAATAG
- a CDS encoding protein-glutamate methylesterase/protein-glutamine glutaminase: MEKIKVLVVDDSAMVRKILSSELSKTKEIQVIDTAPDPYIARDKIVKLKPDIVLLDIEMPRMDGLTFLRKLMKYYPIRVIIVSSVAENGSETALKSLEYGALEVVAKPSVSYSVNDMIEQLIEKILAVSKIPNWKVGIKENKKEVDSYSQKKKLSLIKTTNKIIAIGASTGGTEALREILQKMPPSAPPIIIVQHMPQHFTKSFAQRLNQICAIEVKEAEDKEILSPGKALIAPGNMHMELRRSGAVYYVQLHNGPMVYHQRPSVDILFNSVAKYAGRNAIGVILTGMGKDGAAGLLNMKNEGAYTIAQDEKSCVVFGMPKEAIEMGAANKIVSLNYIVDDIIEYLGT; this comes from the coding sequence ATGGAGAAGATAAAGGTACTTGTAGTGGATGACTCCGCTATGGTAAGGAAAATATTAAGTAGTGAGCTGTCAAAAACAAAAGAAATTCAGGTTATTGATACAGCACCAGATCCGTATATTGCAAGGGATAAAATCGTAAAATTAAAACCTGATATTGTTCTATTAGATATAGAAATGCCTCGAATGGATGGACTTACTTTTTTACGCAAGTTAATGAAGTATTATCCAATAAGAGTTATCATAGTTAGTTCTGTAGCGGAAAATGGCAGTGAAACAGCTTTGAAATCATTGGAATATGGCGCATTAGAAGTAGTGGCAAAACCATCAGTTTCATATTCAGTAAATGATATGATTGAACAACTCATAGAAAAGATACTAGCAGTTTCAAAAATTCCAAATTGGAAAGTAGGAATTAAAGAAAATAAAAAAGAGGTTGATTCTTATAGTCAGAAAAAGAAATTGTCTCTTATTAAAACTACAAATAAAATTATTGCTATTGGTGCATCAACAGGAGGCACAGAAGCGTTGAGAGAAATACTACAAAAAATGCCTCCTTCTGCACCTCCGATAATAATAGTGCAACATATGCCACAGCATTTTACTAAATCTTTTGCACAAAGGTTGAATCAAATATGTGCAATAGAAGTAAAGGAAGCAGAAGATAAGGAAATACTTTCTCCAGGTAAAGCTTTGATAGCGCCTGGTAATATGCACATGGAACTCAGAAGAAGCGGAGCAGTATATTATGTACAGCTTCATAATGGACCTATGGTTTATCATCAACGTCCTTCAGTGGATATTCTTTTTAATTCAGTTGCAAAGTATGCAGGCAGGAATGCGATAGGAGTTATACTTACTGGTATGGGAAAAGATGGTGCAGCTGGTCTTTTGAATATGAAAAATGAGGGCGCATATACAATTGCCCAAGATGAAAAAAGTTGTGTGGTTTTTGGAATGCCTAAGGAGGCAATCGAAATGGGAGCAGCTAACAAAATAGTTTCGCTAAATTATATTGTAGATGACATAATTGAATATTTAGGTACATGA
- a CDS encoding chemotaxis protein CheW: MAVELNKFLTFNIGEEFYGIPVLNVKEIIGMLDITSVPKMPEYIKGIINLRGKIIPVMDLRIKFGIPSREYDARTCIIVIETEVLNQTRLTGMVVDTVSEVLDINKETIESPLACFGEVNKEYLTGIGKIKDKVIMLLEPINIMSTYEKDTI, encoded by the coding sequence ATGGCAGTAGAATTAAATAAATTTCTTACATTTAATATTGGAGAAGAGTTTTATGGAATACCAGTTTTAAATGTTAAGGAGATAATTGGTATGCTGGATATTACTTCTGTACCTAAAATGCCGGAATATATAAAAGGAATTATAAATTTAAGGGGTAAGATTATTCCTGTAATGGATTTAAGAATTAAATTTGGAATTCCAAGTAGAGAGTATGATGCTAGAACTTGCATTATTGTTATTGAAACAGAAGTATTAAATCAAACTCGGCTAACTGGAATGGTAGTTGATACAGTTTCTGAAGTTTTAGATATAAATAAGGAAACTATAGAATCACCTTTAGCATGTTTTGGAGAAGTAAATAAGGAGTATCTTACAGGAATAGGAAAGATAAAAGATAAAGTTATTATGTTGCTTGAACCTATAAATATTATGTCAACATATGAAAAAGATACAATCTAG
- a CDS encoding chemotaxis protein CheA, with translation MNEILVGYIEDLKYNLINLNEALMEMENGNTNDNVINTVFRVAHTIKGNSAAMEFYNIEKVTHKMEDILQEVRSGKRILTGEIINSLYSFHDFMEDCITFINQDKCDKNIVITEIIQELLKILTGNAPDINESSESNKKHDEELRILKEVKCDTELCNKILENFNRGFMPYWIDVTINERCVMKSLRTWLVFETASAYGSIISSIPECPTEEELGSNKEFIIQNNCVRFLIVIDKDVDLLVSELFNTSEITNVKKQEIDIESIRQKIEDSKKENKIVKDKNIGSSKSQNLKQSSGNEKMADNFIRIPVLKVDGLMDMLGELLILNSQFEQQISEAFGRNSAMMNNLSRSSKLIKEIQASSMSLRMIEIKPTLHRLHRVARDTAAELNKKIFIIIEGEETEIDRSAAEKIFDPLMHLVRNAVSHGIEEEEERIKAGKKAEGTIHIKAYSKRDSVYVEISDDGKGIDTQKILKKALNLNMAEENKVYSEEEIVKFIFKPGFSTQEVVNNISGRGVGMNVVEEVISNLGGKIEVVNVLGQGCAFTIKIPMNLAVMNGTIIEVAGGRYIIPTLFIKEFFIVDKSNLISMQNKTQALRIRNNIIPIVNVSNMFNISENDKLLNLREVVILEMDQRLLAFPVDGIVARQEIVSKPLESEFSSISYASGAAILGDGRVSLILDVEEIFKM, from the coding sequence ATGAATGAAATACTTGTGGGGTATATTGAAGATTTAAAATACAATTTAATAAATTTAAATGAAGCCTTAATGGAAATGGAAAATGGAAATACTAATGACAATGTTATAAATACAGTTTTTCGAGTAGCTCATACAATAAAGGGTAATTCAGCAGCTATGGAATTTTATAATATAGAAAAAGTAACACATAAAATGGAAGATATTCTTCAAGAGGTACGTAGCGGCAAAAGAATTTTGACAGGTGAAATTATAAATAGTTTATATTCTTTCCATGATTTTATGGAGGATTGTATTACATTTATTAACCAAGATAAATGTGATAAGAATATTGTTATTACAGAAATAATTCAAGAATTGTTAAAAATTTTAACAGGAAATGCACCAGATATAAATGAATCATCTGAAAGCAATAAAAAACATGATGAAGAATTAAGAATATTAAAAGAAGTTAAATGTGATACAGAATTATGCAATAAGATATTAGAAAATTTTAATAGAGGTTTTATGCCATATTGGATTGATGTAACTATAAATGAAAGATGTGTAATGAAATCTTTAAGAACTTGGCTTGTTTTTGAGACAGCTAGTGCGTATGGTTCAATAATTTCATCGATACCTGAATGCCCAACTGAAGAGGAATTAGGAAGTAATAAAGAATTCATAATTCAGAATAATTGTGTTAGATTTCTAATTGTTATAGATAAAGATGTAGATCTACTAGTTAGTGAATTATTTAATACATCGGAAATCACTAATGTAAAAAAACAGGAAATAGATATTGAGTCAATTAGACAAAAGATAGAAGATAGCAAAAAAGAAAATAAAATTGTTAAGGATAAAAATATAGGTTCATCAAAGTCACAAAATCTAAAACAAAGTTCAGGAAATGAAAAGATGGCAGATAATTTTATCAGGATACCAGTATTGAAAGTGGATGGCTTGATGGACATGCTTGGAGAACTTCTTATTTTAAATTCTCAATTTGAGCAGCAGATAAGTGAAGCTTTTGGAAGGAATTCTGCAATGATGAATAATTTGTCAAGGTCATCAAAGCTAATTAAGGAAATACAAGCCTCATCTATGTCTCTTAGAATGATAGAAATTAAACCAACATTACATAGACTTCATAGAGTTGCAAGGGATACAGCCGCTGAACTTAATAAGAAAATATTCATAATAATTGAAGGTGAAGAAACAGAAATTGACAGAAGTGCAGCAGAAAAAATATTTGATCCATTAATGCATCTGGTTAGAAATGCTGTTTCCCATGGTATAGAAGAGGAAGAAGAAAGAATAAAAGCAGGCAAAAAGGCAGAAGGCACAATACATATAAAAGCTTATAGTAAAAGAGACAGTGTTTATGTAGAGATATCTGATGATGGAAAAGGTATTGATACACAAAAAATTCTTAAAAAAGCTTTAAATTTAAATATGGCTGAAGAAAATAAAGTATATAGTGAAGAAGAAATTGTAAAATTTATTTTTAAGCCTGGTTTCTCTACACAAGAAGTAGTTAATAATATCTCTGGCAGAGGTGTAGGAATGAATGTTGTAGAAGAAGTTATTTCAAATTTGGGTGGCAAAATTGAAGTGGTAAATGTTTTAGGGCAAGGCTGTGCTTTTACCATTAAAATTCCTATGAATCTTGCTGTAATGAATGGAACAATAATTGAAGTAGCAGGAGGAAGATATATTATACCTACTTTATTTATTAAAGAATTTTTTATAGTGGATAAGAGTAATTTAATTAGTATGCAAAATAAAACCCAAGCTTTACGCATAAGAAATAATATTATTCCGATTGTAAATGTTTCTAATATGTTTAATATTTCAGAAAACGACAAATTACTTAATTTAAGAGAAGTTGTTATATTGGAAATGGATCAAAGATTATTGGCATTTCCAGTTGATGGAATTGTTGCGAGGCAGGAAATTGTATCGAAACCTTTAGAAAGTGAATTTTCTTCAATTTCTTATGCATCAGGGGCAGCTATACTCGGCGATGGAAGAGTATCTCTTATATTAGATGTTGAGGAAATATTTAAAATGTAG